The following nucleotide sequence is from Cherax quadricarinatus isolate ZL_2023a unplaced genomic scaffold, ASM3850222v1 Contig4195, whole genome shotgun sequence.
TATGGGTGGCTTTTAGGATCAGTAAAGTCAACATGTGGGGGCAAAGGTAGGCGTGTTAACAAGAAAATTAGAATATCGCAGAGGAATAGATTGTTGCGAGGATCATGAAACAGAAGGGGGTAGGAGGTACGGTGTGCCTCGGGGGTGTCTCCACAACATAGCTGGAGACAGCATCTAACGTCTCTGCTGCTAAGGAAGCCGACGATGCCATGATATCAAGAGACAGGAGAGGCATTGCAAGTAAAGGTCAGAGTAACTATGGAGGTAACCAAAAAAGGTCGGAGGCCAGAGAGTGACCCTGGAGAGGTGTTGGCTGGGGTAGAAGAGCCCTGCAGTTTAACAGAAGAGAAATTAGGTTGGAGGGTAACTATGGAGGAAGACTGGGAGGGTAATGGGGAAGATGGGACTACACTAGGGAaggtgaacctccacctttgtGAGAGCTGGAAGTGGGGCGAGAGCTAGGCCCCGAGGTAGAAAATCCTGTACAGGCGATGGATGCGAAATAAATAGGTCTGCAAGGCCTTTTAGACTGAGAAGCAAGCGAACAAGATGAAGTAGAAAGTGGTGTGGAGGTACGAGTGTCAAGATTAAACCACTAAAGAATTAGAAACTGGGTGACCCCAGAAGACACTGACAAAGGGATTGGGAGGCAGGAGGACCATCGAGGTTGGGGTCACCAACTACCCAAGCACATGGGACACGAAGTTTTCCTTGAAGGTGGAGCTGAAAGAGCCATAGTGTAAGGCAGGTCCTCACGCTCCTCAAGATAACGGATCTCATTGCAATAGACCTGGGAATGGCATGAAAAGGAAGGAAGAGGTTCCTTGCAATTGAGATGGAGGGAGGACGGGTGGccggggggggggcatggacctgcttcgcatgggccagtaggcctgttgcagttaTGTATTGGAATGATTTGCACTGCAGACCGGGCATCCACCACAGACATGCGGTGATAGTGGTAGGGGGGGGTGCTCATAACTCCAGCTATTAAAACTGCAAGAGAGAACTACTTGACAGACCTCAAGAGGACGGAAGTTCACAGCAGTCGAAGGTTAAACAAACGATTACTAGGAAAGCACCTCTGTCCATGAGCAGGAAGATATATGCATctacctcaataaggaagttctgCAGGGGTAACTGCACTAATATGTCATCGCCAAAAGAACTCCAAAACGGTACATGGTAAGACCACattaccacaaaaaaaaaaaaaaaaaattaatagtaTGCTTACGAACGGTGACTGGTATGTCATCTATGGAAGTGATGCAGGAGAGCAAGAGCTTACTCTGAATTCTGTACTATTACATGCACCGCTTTGAAGAGCGGCGAAGGATATTTTGGCTAACGTGCCATGAAAATTACAAATTCCACGATCAGAACTGCTTAAGAAATATTTTTGTCCATTATGTACTCTTTAGCCTGGTATGCAAAGAGATTGTCACGTAGGTCATTTTTGAGTGATCATAGACGAACTGTCGTCAATAGGtcgaatttgaaagtttagtatcgCGAGTGGTCTGACCCCCAGAGGTGGGCAATACAAAAGCAGTTGCACGGTACTTTGGGAAGCCGGACGCATTGTGGAAGGAGTGCTAAAAGCAGTATGAACAGAAATGGGTTATGCCACAGCACGTGAAGCAGGTGATGAATAGTCACCAGCAGAACATACAGGGGTATGAGAAGTCAAGAGAATGATCTGAATGAAGCCAGGTCAGAACAGGGTTTGGTATCAGAAAGGGGGTCTGGGAGGATGGGTTTCACTGGGTGAAGACTTCATAAGTGCttctgtattattttttttttattttattatttaaaaactggaggggggggggaaccaGGAAGTCTTTAGGAAGCATGGAAGGGCCGAAAGCTACTCCCTTCATCGGAGGGCCTAGAGCCCTCCTGTTAGTTTAGATGCAgtgtggaacctgtgccatacccaaCCTTTCACGCCAGTCAACCAGCCCTCCAGGAGAGCCTTGCACCTACAGAGCTACCTTTGCTGATAGAAGAAAGGGTAGTCAGATTCACCACAGGGGTCCCACGAGTCTCGGGCCCATGACACatattttattgttaagagaccaTAAAATAAGTGTaatgggcccgagactgttcaactgcctcccagcacacataagggggattaccaacagacccctggcagtcttcaagctggcactggacaagcacctaaagtcagttccggatcagccgggctgtggctcgtatgttggtttgcgtgcagccagcagcaacagcctggttgatcaggctctgatccaccaggaggcctggtctcagaccgggccgcgggggcgttgacccccggaactctctccaggtaaactccaggtgagggACCTCATGGAGTGGGATGAGCCCCAGCATGCCATCCCTTACCTAGAAATTGTAATGCCAGAGTGGAGGACCCCTAGAGGCTTCAAATGGGATAGAAAACAAGGGGAGCGAGcgaggagagagaaaaaaaaaaaagtcaaggaGGGccgggtaattaggttcggttggAAGAATAcagaggtccaattcctcagacaaACAATCAATGcaaggacccccccccccctccccttcaagAGGAATTCTCCTAGGAAACTGGGCATTATGCTGTAGATTTTCAtattaggggggggggggggtagagattTGTCCAATAGTTTAAATGTCTTTATTAAACCACTTACATTAAATACAAAGAAACTAACACTGACCAACATAATCCAAAGCTCTAATCAACCTTGTTAAATATCAaaacattaaaaattaaaaaattatgcaCATGAAAAAACAAATTGCACATTGAATTTAGTGGAACAGAAGAGGCTAAAGCCAAGCGCTAAAAAAGCTTTTGTGGATGACTAAATTCTAGTAGGCAAGAGATTTTGTACTACGAAATCCAATACCTATAAAATTACTTTCCGTAATCTATCGAATATTTTGTTGCAATACATCGTGGCTGCCTCTGTTGTCATGTACTTTGTGGCATAGTCAAGTGTGTGGATGAATCTCCCTCTGTATGTATGGAAGAGGTGAGCGCAGGGTATATTGAACTTGTGgattgatacagtagaccacaccAGTTCTGAGCGTACATGAGGTCCTCCGTGTATAAATGCAGTCACATCACCCATGTCAGAAATATGGTAATCAGTACTAAGAGGCTGTCTAGTCATGAACTTCTCGTTGTCATGAACAGTGGGGCGATACAGTTCTTTCTGGACTGCCTTTCCAAAGATGCTTTTACTATCCATCTCTTCCTGTAGTTCTTCGTGTAAAGACCGTGCAAAGCTCCAAAAGTCTGCCAAAGCTTCTCTCTGGATCATCGTATGCAGATTGATCGATTCTATGTGACAGCCAAAAGCAAGAGATGAATCACCGCTCCAATATcgtctcatgttgatgctgtgtttaCTGGACACGCAGTACTTCTCACGAATTACATTCTTAGCCACTAGGAAGTCTACGAAAGTGACAGTAGCTAGAGCGCAGAAGGCCGAATACAGAGAGACACCCTCCATACAACACTTTTCTTTTAGCAACTTCGTAGTAGACTGGTCTAAGACTCGAGTTAAGTAAAGTGACTGGTCATCTGACCCTTTGAAGAagacttccaattcagatttctTTCTTTCCAATGGGGGTTTCGGTGAGGGGTTACTTTGTGTACCCACTTTCTTCGCCGATATTAATTTAAAAGTTTCACCGGCGACAAACTCTGCAAGCTGATCATCATTAATGGGTGTGCCAGCTATGATATCATTCAGCAGCTGTAGAAAGAACCCACAAATCTTTAGAGCAGTGAACCCATCAGCAGTACCATGGTGTATACCAAGAACCAGGTGGCTTTTAGAAGGCCACAACGTCCACAGTTCTTCAGCAAGAGGAAGGGTAGAGGGATCCTGTGTGGATGTTTGAAGGTTACAGTCATGCTGTGTAGAGCCAACGCAAAGCGGACACCGTGGAGATCTTGTAGACTGAGCATCTGGTAGTAGACACACTGGTGCCGATTTAGGACGTTTGTCAGAAACTGAAGTAAACTCTGATCTAGCACAACGAGCGCCAGTTTGTGAAGACTGGTCCAAATTGCTTTCAGGTAATGACCTCGATGAATAGCCTGGTAACAAGGATCGACAGGATGTACCGGTGGTGTCAGTCTTTGGCAAGTTGAAGTCAGTTTCAGAGGAGAAGGCAGAAGATAATGCGGACAAGGAAGAGGGTGGTGTTGATGCCGAACTGACTGATGGTAATGAAACTGAAGATGCTGCGGATGATGGAAAAGAAGGCAAAGAGATAGACTCTGAAGACTTGGATGAAGATTTCAGAGATCCTTCAGAGGAAGGAGGTTGAGAAGATGCAAGGCCATTTGGAAAGtctggagagggaggaggagcaaCTCCTAAAGGTGGAGATTCTGTAGAAGGTGTAGCAGTGCAACGGGCAAAGGAAAAGTCAGACCTACTGAGAGCAGAGGAAAGCAAAGCCATGGAGGGCGGGGATGACAAGCCACTGCAAGGAGCCGCACGGGGAATAGCACCAGTGGCCTCCCGTTTAGCAGCACTGGCTTTTGCTTCAGCAGCTGTATCCAACATCTTGTCCTCGCGTTTGCTAGTATCAGGTAAAGTATCAGAATGGGAAGTGGATCCATCAGGGGGAACGCCAGAGATAGAATCAGTAGTAGCAACTGCAGCTTCAGATTCTCCGGCAACAGTGGCAGAGGCTGCAGGGAGGAACCTAGCACACCACATGGGACCTAGTTTACAGTTGTATCGATACGTCCTAAGATGGGATACAACATTGTCTAGGTCACAATCTGTCACCacctgaaataaaaaaaaaagaaaataaaattagCACTAATATAAAGATGGCTAGTCAACTGATAGCCTCTGTGTACTAATCTAACAGTACTAACTGAAGGAAGAAATTTAATTGAAAGATTGCTATGCACGAGTTTCTGGCAATAAAAGTTAAGAAAAATGAACTTTCAAGAATCACAAGAGAAAGCAAAATTCCCAAATGTTAAAGAACCCTCTCCACCTTCCCTCAGGCATCCCGTAATGAAAACCAGCTGTGCAAACCACCATGTGCTGGCTCAATAAGAGCCCTTAACACAAGTTAGTGTAGTTGTGTATGCTCTTACTGGGGTAGAAACCTTTAGCCTAGATTTTTACCATGATTAGTAACCCCATAAGTTACAGGAAATGGACTTTTCAAATTGTTCTTTAATACTGTCAGGAAGCATCTCTTCCTACTTACTAGGTTAACAGGTACAAAGAAACCTGTTCAACAGTGCTGGTGAGCTATTCCCAGTTTTCCATCCCTCACCCGGTGTTTCCTCCCAACTGAGCAGATGGGAGGAAAGGTACTCAACTGGTGGCTAGTTGCCAATATTTATTGACCCTTATTGCTCTAGTCTTTTTAGTTCTGCTAAAGACATGAAGGTGTCGGGAGAGGCGTCAGAGTTTTATTTACCGATTGTAGATCACTGCACTAGCAATGCAGGTAACCAATTCCATCTGATGTTAATACAAACCAACAAGTTCTTACAGGGGCCTGGGAAATTATATAGTAATTAAAAAGCGCCAagacaagggctatacagctgggaAATTATAGAAGTAGAaagtactgggggggggggggggaagtttgACAGTTGTGTGGAAGTCTTAAGCCcagacaaggtcctagatgcactagaagacaaagaatgcagatgtaatatatacaaactttgcaaaagccctcgtaaagtgtgaccatggcgcacTAGCACACAAATGGCATGCTAAATGAATAACATTCaaagctggtagatggatctataatttccttacaAAAAGAACACTGTAGTTGTCAACAGTAAAGtcagaggcagctacggtgaaaaagctgttccacaaggcacagtactctcccatCTTGTTTGTCATCTTCATATCtgatagacaaggatgtcagccacatgaccgtgtcttcctttgcagatgacacccgaatctgcatgatagtgtcttccattgcagacactgcaaggctccaggcggacatctaccaaatctttcagtgggctgcagaaaacaatatgaagttcaacgatgagaaacttCAGTTactgatatggtaaacacgaggaaattaaaacttcagagtacaaaaattctggccacaaaatagagcgaaacactaacgtcaaagacctgggagtgatcatgtaggaggatctcaccttaAAGGACCATAACttaatcgcagctgctagaaaagtGACAGGATGAATAACTCGAAtgttcaaaactagggaggccaagcccatgattacactcttcaggtcactttctatctaggctggaatattgctgcacactaacatctttcaaggcaggtgaaattgctgacctaggaaatttacagagaaccttcacggcgcgcataacggagataaaacacctcaattactgggagcgcttgaagttcctgaacctgtattccctggaacgcaggcgggagagatacacgattatatacacctggaaaatgactagagggactagtactgaacttcaAACGAAAATCTCAAAGAAATCAAAAGActatgcaacatctccccaatgaaaagcaggggtgtcactagtgcgttaagagaccatacaataagtgtcaggggccagagactgttcaactgcctcccagcatacataagggggattaccaatagacccctggcagtcttcaagctggcactggacaagcacctaaagtctgtacctgaccagccaggctgtggctcttacgttggtttgcgtgcagccagcagtaacagcctggttgatcaggctctgatccaccaggagggctggtcacagaccgggccgcgggggtgttgacccccggaactgtcTCCAGGGGAGAGCTAGGAACTCTCCATGGCAAATGAGATTCAATAAAGAGTAAGTGAATTACTTTAAGATTAAACTATGCTTCGTTTTGAGGCTcattgtgtgcgcgcgcgcgcgcgcgctttaGCTGTATTATGCTTTAGAAAGACTAAACCAAAGTTTACATAACCCTGCTATTCTGGACGAGGCACTAgtgattaaattttttttttttttttttttttttggggggggggggggggtcaccgaGATAACTATTGACTACCAAAGTGTTTCTTAAAACATACCTCAAAGTCTATCGTCTCACGAGTACACTCCTTGAACCAGAGGACTCCGTCACGGGTGTCCATACTCAAGCGGAGGCTGGGCACTTTCCTGGAGAAACGGAAAGTACTAGTTTGGAAAATTTTCTCCAAAGTAATGAGATTCGAATTCTACGAATTGCAGTCTAATAAAAGTTAATTTATTGTCTAATAATAACTGTCTAGTACAATGTTTCGGACCATACTGAAGAACAGGCGAAAGTAATTTATGCTGGAGATCTGAAAGCTGCTTGGGGTAAACAGGAGTAACTAAAACTTCTATCGAAGACTCTGATTTCATGGAAAGTCAGAAGTGCACCAAGAGGTAGGCAAAGTCACTGCCAGAACAACTTGGCAAAATTAACTGGAAACAAGGATGTAATTTTAAGTAAACTCTAGGAAAGCTGGCGTTTCGCTTTGATACGAAGGAAAAAAAACTTTAGAAGCTAAGTCCATACGTCTGTCACAAGACCTGTATGGCAATAGTTAATTTGGCCTGAAGGACAGCTTCTGCAAGAAAACTGCAGAAGATTTCGTGGAAATCTAATAGATCTTAAAGGTTAAGAATAAAAGATTTAGCAGTTCTAGTCATGGGGAAGCTGAAGACTGGTGCTATGCCACACCAGAGGAATAAAAAGAATTACTGTAGTAAACAAGGAAAATTGGACGAGTAGTGTCTGGCAAAGTACTAAATGTAGgggaaaatttaaatttaaacTAATATGAAAAAATTTAATATACCGAATTAATGATTTTACCTGTACAAGTGAAGTAGTGCTTGCTTGACGTGGTTGTGGTCGAGGGGCTGAGGAGAACCCAGCGTTAAAACATAGCAAGCTAAGAAGGTTCCATGCTTGTGACCCATCTCAAACCATTCTTCAAGGGGCATGGCTGCCCGGATCCACCGGTCGTTACTACTGCTAGACATTGTTGCTAAAAAACAATACATAGGGTTAATATCTACAGTGACGACTGGGGGAGCAAGAAATGAAGGTAATGCTTCGCAAGTTAATGGATGGGATAAAGCGCCACAACTTAAACGAGGATTAACACTATCCAAACAATTTTAATAGCTTAGAATTAAGACTAAGTAATTATATACCCAAAGTTAACATGGTCCGGTAACCAAGTAAAATATTTGCCAGGTGCGAGGAAATTAGAAGTGAAAGACTTCTAAAATAGTGTCCAAGTCATCAATAGTGACAAAGAAGTATTAAACCTGCATTAAAGAGCAACAAGGAAGCTGGACGTTCATGCccgagaagtcacgaaagtgctggGAAGTTCACTTTCCAGAGAAGTAAATACTTTGGATTTTAGAACCAGTTAATGAAAGTGAAATTATGGGTCTTGGAGGGATTTTTAAAAAAAAGCCtgaacaagggggggggggggggaaattcaCTCCTTTGAAAGCGAAAGATTCGGCAGGAGACGCAACATTCCCCCCCaccatgaaaagcaggggcgccaccgagtacagagaaaaaaaaaaaaaaaaaaaagtagtccGGGGCACAAGActaattgcctcccagcatacataagagggattaccaatagacctctagccgtcaagaaggcactggacaggcacgtaGTAGAGGTCTGATCTCAGACTAGGCCGCGGGGCGTTTATTCTCgaaaccctccaggtaggtactaGTCGTGGGGGAAGAGGATGTTGGAAGTTAAGCGAAAACATTAGGTTAAGCTTTTAGTAGACGTAATTGATAAAGTTAAGAAGCTTTCAGTTTATGAAGCCTGATTTAGAAAAAACTTACAATCGTAGTTttataagttacagtcctcgatgacgcactgactcttgggttatcctgggtggctaaccctccggggttaaaaatccgaacgaaatcttatggcAAGTCTTTACTAAGCAAATACAAAAATATTGGTCCAATGAATGGGAGGTAAAGTATTTCTGCACGGTTTACATATTTCACAGCATATCTGCTAATTAGCCTTAGTTTAAAGTTAAAAATTTTAGTACAAATCCCTGTATAACAAGTTTTAGCATAGTGCAAAGTGCGGTACAAAATTAAACTGGCTGAAGTGTTAAGAAAGTTCTATTATCTTTTAGATAAAAGGAATAGTTAAATTCATTAAATAATTTGGTTGAACCAAATGACCAGATCGTAAGGCATTTCAGTTTATTCATCACAAAGactaactgattagttttttttATACCGTGTTCGTACACGTAGTATAGCTCTACCGGAAGAGAAGAGCTTTGAGAAGTAAGAGAAAAGCACGCACTGATCAGGTTTAATATTTAACCTATTTCGCACGCAGTTTTATTAGAAGTTTATTGTAATGATTCTTAAACAAAGCTTTAAACTTGCAGGAACGCAAGAATTTACCCGCATGAATATAGCTGACAAGTATTTAATCATTAAATATACAGATTAGTAAAAAGTTACGTACGATAAGTTTGGTACAATAGCAATAGTGATGGACAAGATTGCTTAGCATTTTACACTATAAAGGAACACTTCAGGGAATAACTGAAGGAATTTAAAAATTTGCAACCCATGAAGTATAAAAGTGAACGTTAATTTTTATTAACACTTCgggcgattcccaccaaggtagggtggcccgaaagagtaactcatcattcactccatcacttgccagaagggtgccttaCACAGTTATAaaacccctcctccagagtgcatacactatttcccatttccaggatgggagtctggcctgccggtttaccCGAGGCCCTTCATAAATTTAAGTGCTCacaccaacagcacgtcaggtattaaaaaccatGCTTCCATCCACTATCAAGTACGcttatgcatgcttgctggaaatcaaagcccctcgtacacaacctttacccactccctccaacctcccCTAAGCCGACCCTTACCCATCTTTCCGTCCACTAAAGATTTCCACGCTCTCCAAGTCACTGTTTTTCTATTTTctgtacatgtccgaaccacctcaagaactacctTGACTAGTGAAATTAATAGCTTTCAAAAGAGCTTAGGCCTAAAGAATTTTAGGTAGATAGAgatttaaggaaaaaaaaaaccacCCACCAAGAATAAAGACATCAAGGTACTTATGCCTTACCAAAATAGAAGCCTTGAAAGTGCATGTACAGTTACAAGATTTCCACTAATTATGCACTAGCAGGGGATTGGGTTGAGAGGAAACTGGT
It contains:
- the LOC128695274 gene encoding uncharacterized protein isoform X1; amino-acid sequence: MYCFLATMSSSSNDRWIRAAMPLEEWFEMGHKHGTFLACYVLTLGSPQPLDHNHVKQALLHLYRKVPSLRLSMDTRDGVLWFKECTRETIDFEVVTDCDLDNVVSHLRTYRYNCKLGPMWCARFLPAASATVAGESEAAVATTDSISGVPPDGSTSHSDTLPDTSKREDKMLDTAAEAKASAAKREATGAIPRAAPCSGLSSPPSMALLSSALSRSDFSFARCTATPSTESPPLGVAPPPSPDFPNGLASSQPPSSEGSLKSSSKSSESISLPSFPSSAASSVSLPSVSSASTPPSSLSALSSAFSSETDFNLPKTDTTGTSCRSLLPGYSSRSLPESNLDQSSQTGARCARSEFTSVSDKRPKSAPVCLLPDAQSTRSPRCPLCVGSTQHDCNLQTSTQDPSTLPLAEELWTLWPSKSHLVLGIHHGTADGFTALKICGFFLQLLNDIIAGTPINDDQLAEFVAGETFKLISAKKVGTQSNPSPKPPLERKKSELEVFFKGSDDQSLYLTRVLDQSTTKLLKEKCCMEGVSLYSAFCALATVTFVDFLVAKNVIREKYCVSSKHSINMRRYWSGDSSLAFGCHIESINLHTMIQREALADFWSFARSLHEELQEEMDSKSIFGKAVQKELYRPTVHDNEKFMTRQPLSTDYHISDMGDVTAFIHGGPHVRSELVWSTVSIHKFNIPCAHLFHTYRGRFIHTLDYATKYMTTEAATMYCNKIFDRLRKVIL
- the LOC128695274 gene encoding uncharacterized protein isoform X2, with the protein product MWCARFLPAASATVAGESEAAVATTDSISGVPPDGSTSHSDTLPDTSKREDKMLDTAAEAKASAAKREATGAIPRAAPCSGLSSPPSMALLSSALSRSDFSFARCTATPSTESPPLGVAPPPSPDFPNGLASSQPPSSEGSLKSSSKSSESISLPSFPSSAASSVSLPSVSSASTPPSSLSALSSAFSSETDFNLPKTDTTGTSCRSLLPGYSSRSLPESNLDQSSQTGARCARSEFTSVSDKRPKSAPVCLLPDAQSTRSPRCPLCVGSTQHDCNLQTSTQDPSTLPLAEELWTLWPSKSHLVLGIHHGTADGFTALKICGFFLQLLNDIIAGTPINDDQLAEFVAGETFKLISAKKVGTQSNPSPKPPLERKKSELEVFFKGSDDQSLYLTRVLDQSTTKLLKEKCCMEGVSLYSAFCALATVTFVDFLVAKNVIREKYCVSSKHSINMRRYWSGDSSLAFGCHIESINLHTMIQREALADFWSFARSLHEELQEEMDSKSIFGKAVQKELYRPTVHDNEKFMTRQPLSTDYHISDMGDVTAFIHGGPHVRSELVWSTVSIHKFNIPCAHLFHTYRGRFIHTLDYATKYMTTEAATMYCNKIFDRLRKVIL